The Nymphalis io chromosome 14, ilAglIoxx1.1, whole genome shotgun sequence genome has a segment encoding these proteins:
- the LOC126773415 gene encoding protein sidekick-1-like isoform X1 produces the protein MTTKMLLSLFLHCFYVTTASMPGGLGVLPGVSGGGETRAERPYFDDVSPRNVSTVVGQSAVLRCRAKHIGNRTVSWMRKRDLHILTSHIFTYTGDARFSVLHPEPSDDWDLKIDYVQPRDAGVYECQINTEPKINMAVILNVEDESYTPAPQPPVRSSAAAATIWGSQDVYVKKGSTISLTCSVNVHSSPPSSASVLWYHGNAVVDFDSPRGGISLETEKTEGGTTSKLLVTKAALTDSGNYTCVPNNAHPASVSVHVLNGEHPAAMQTSNRASSYLTSQLSCAAFTYLLSSMACR, from the exons GCTTAGGCGTCTTGCCAGGTGTGAGCGGCGGTGGGGAGACACGGGCGGAACGGCCGTACTTCGACGACGTGTCTCCTCGCAATGTGTCTACGGTCGTCGGTCAATCAGCTGTTCTCAGATGCCGCGCAAAACATATAGGAAATAGGaca GTATCTTGGATGAGAAAAAGAGATCTCCATATACTGACATCTCACATCTTCACGTACACGGGAGATGCGAGGTTCAGCGTGCTACATCCCGAACCATCAGATGACTGGGATTTGAAGATAGATTACGTTCAGCCACGTGATGCGGGTGTTTACGAATGTCAGATCAATACTGAACCGAAAATCAACATGGCAGTTATCCTAAACGTTGAAG ATGAGTCTTACACCCCCGCGCCTCAGCCACCGGTCCGATCCTCAG CTGCGGCAGCTACCATCTGGGGCTCTCAGGATGTGTACGTGAAGAAAGGTAGTACGATATCTTTGACGTGCTCAGTGAATGTTCACTCGTCGCCACCCTCAAGTGCTTCTGTTTTATG GTACCATGGCAATGCAGTTGTCGACTTCGACTCACCACGTGGTGGCATCAGCTTGGAAACAGAAAAGACGGAGGGTGGTACCACTAGCAAGCTTCTGGTCACAAAAGCCGCTCTAACAGATTCCGGCAATTACACTTGCGTGCCCAACAATGCGCACCCCGCTTCCGTCTCCGTTCATGTACTTAAtg GGGAACACCCGGCCGCTATGCAGACAAGTAATCGCGCGTCATCGTATCTCACTTCGCAGTTGAGCTGCGCGGCTTTTACATACCTCCTCTCATCTATGGCCTGCAGATGA
- the LOC126773415 gene encoding T-lymphocyte activation antigen CD86-like isoform X2, with amino-acid sequence MTTKMLLSLFLHCFYVTTASMPGGLGVLPGVSGGGETRAERPYFDDVSPRNVSTVVGQSAVLRCRAKHIGNRTVSWMRKRDLHILTSHIFTYTGDARFSVLHPEPSDDWDLKIDYVQPRDAGVYECQINTEPKINMAVILNVEAAAATIWGSQDVYVKKGSTISLTCSVNVHSSPPSSASVLWYHGNAVVDFDSPRGGISLETEKTEGGTTSKLLVTKAALTDSGNYTCVPNNAHPASVSVHVLNGEHPAAMQTSNRASSYLTSQLSCAAFTYLLSSMACR; translated from the exons GCTTAGGCGTCTTGCCAGGTGTGAGCGGCGGTGGGGAGACACGGGCGGAACGGCCGTACTTCGACGACGTGTCTCCTCGCAATGTGTCTACGGTCGTCGGTCAATCAGCTGTTCTCAGATGCCGCGCAAAACATATAGGAAATAGGaca GTATCTTGGATGAGAAAAAGAGATCTCCATATACTGACATCTCACATCTTCACGTACACGGGAGATGCGAGGTTCAGCGTGCTACATCCCGAACCATCAGATGACTGGGATTTGAAGATAGATTACGTTCAGCCACGTGATGCGGGTGTTTACGAATGTCAGATCAATACTGAACCGAAAATCAACATGGCAGTTATCCTAAACGTTGAAG CTGCGGCAGCTACCATCTGGGGCTCTCAGGATGTGTACGTGAAGAAAGGTAGTACGATATCTTTGACGTGCTCAGTGAATGTTCACTCGTCGCCACCCTCAAGTGCTTCTGTTTTATG GTACCATGGCAATGCAGTTGTCGACTTCGACTCACCACGTGGTGGCATCAGCTTGGAAACAGAAAAGACGGAGGGTGGTACCACTAGCAAGCTTCTGGTCACAAAAGCCGCTCTAACAGATTCCGGCAATTACACTTGCGTGCCCAACAATGCGCACCCCGCTTCCGTCTCCGTTCATGTACTTAAtg GGGAACACCCGGCCGCTATGCAGACAAGTAATCGCGCGTCATCGTATCTCACTTCGCAGTTGAGCTGCGCGGCTTTTACATACCTCCTCTCATCTATGGCCTGCAGATGA